The following are encoded together in the Girardinichthys multiradiatus isolate DD_20200921_A chromosome X, DD_fGirMul_XY1, whole genome shotgun sequence genome:
- the LOC124863564 gene encoding small integral membrane protein 36-like → MGFLENYQEIDPVTLNLCILIASYVILLLVFLISCIMYDCRGKDPTKEYAPDPQPIQSPIKLVVMQSTSTPMGRWDTANMITTYHEPSHSDFREKKSTMV, encoded by the coding sequence ATGGGCTTTCTGGAAAATTACCAGGAGATTGACCCCGTCACTTTGAACCTTTGCATCCTTATCGCCAGCTACGTTATCTTGCTCCTGGTTTTCCTGATATCCTGTATCATGTATGACTGCCGGGGCAAAGATCCCACCAAGGAGTACGCTCCGGACCCGCAGCCCATTCAGTCTCCCATCAAGCTGGTGGTGATGCAGAGCACCTCTACTCCGATGGGCCGGTGGGACACAGCTAACATGATCACCACCTACCACGAGCCATCACACTCGGACTTCAGGGAGAAGAAGAGCACGATGGTCTGA
- the LOC124863563 gene encoding monocyte to macrophage differentiation factor-like isoform X2 yields the protein MLGFNLQGTRIGRFMNRRASANCRYQPTVYEHAANCYTHALLIVPAFVGMTFLHCLSNNNWERVTAWVYGLGLCALFVVSTVFHIITWKKSHMRSVEQCFHMCDRVVIYFFIAASYTPWLNLRELGPLAAHMRWFVWLMAAAGTIYVFNYHEKYKLVELAFYLTMGFFPASVMTSMSNTDGLHELACGGLIYCLGVFFFKSDGVIPFAHAIWHVFVALAAAVHYYAIWKYLYYAASSESLLQS from the exons ATGTTGGGATTCAATCTACAAGGGACCAGGATTGGAAG aTTCATGAACAGACGGGCTTCTGCTAACTGCCGCTACCAGCCCACCGTCTACGAACATGCTGCAAACTGCTACACTCATGCC CTCCTCATCGTCCCGGCCTTCGTGGGCATGACGTTCCTGCACTGCTTGTCCAACAACAACTGGGAGAGGGTCACGGCCTGGGTGTATGGACTGGGTCTGTGCGCCCTCTTTGTGGTCTCCACTGTGTTTCATATCATCACCTGGAAAAAGAGCCACATGAG GTCAGTGGAGCAATGCTTCCACATGTGTGACAGAGTGGTCATCTATTTCTTCATCGCTGCCTCTTACACACCTTG GCTGAACCTGCGAGAACTTGGCCCTTTAGCAGCACACATGCGCTGGTTTGTGTGGCTCATGGCTGCAGCTGGAACCATTTATGTCTTCAACTATCATGAGAA GTATAAACTGGTGGAGCTGGCCTTCTATCTGACTATGGGATTTTTTCCTGCTTCAGTCATGACCTCAATG AGCAACACGGACGGTCTGCACGAGCTGGCGTGTGGAGGACTCATCTACTGCCTCGGCGTGTTCTTCTTCAAGAGTGACGGCGTCATCCCGTTCGCCCACGCCATCTGGCACGTGTTCGTGGCGCTGGCTGCGGCCGTGCACTACTACGCCATCTGGAAGTACCTGTACTACGCTGCCAGTTCGGAGTCCCTCCTCCAGTCCTGA
- the LOC124863563 gene encoding monocyte to macrophage differentiation factor-like isoform X1: MFYFPPWTAKGADMKGLNSFPKFMNRRASANCRYQPTVYEHAANCYTHALLIVPAFVGMTFLHCLSNNNWERVTAWVYGLGLCALFVVSTVFHIITWKKSHMRSVEQCFHMCDRVVIYFFIAASYTPWLNLRELGPLAAHMRWFVWLMAAAGTIYVFNYHEKYKLVELAFYLTMGFFPASVMTSMSNTDGLHELACGGLIYCLGVFFFKSDGVIPFAHAIWHVFVALAAAVHYYAIWKYLYYAASSESLLQS; the protein is encoded by the exons atgttttacttccCTCCGTGGACTGCAAAAGGAGCCGATATGAAAGGTCTTAACAGTTTTCCAAA aTTCATGAACAGACGGGCTTCTGCTAACTGCCGCTACCAGCCCACCGTCTACGAACATGCTGCAAACTGCTACACTCATGCC CTCCTCATCGTCCCGGCCTTCGTGGGCATGACGTTCCTGCACTGCTTGTCCAACAACAACTGGGAGAGGGTCACGGCCTGGGTGTATGGACTGGGTCTGTGCGCCCTCTTTGTGGTCTCCACTGTGTTTCATATCATCACCTGGAAAAAGAGCCACATGAG GTCAGTGGAGCAATGCTTCCACATGTGTGACAGAGTGGTCATCTATTTCTTCATCGCTGCCTCTTACACACCTTG GCTGAACCTGCGAGAACTTGGCCCTTTAGCAGCACACATGCGCTGGTTTGTGTGGCTCATGGCTGCAGCTGGAACCATTTATGTCTTCAACTATCATGAGAA GTATAAACTGGTGGAGCTGGCCTTCTATCTGACTATGGGATTTTTTCCTGCTTCAGTCATGACCTCAATG AGCAACACGGACGGTCTGCACGAGCTGGCGTGTGGAGGACTCATCTACTGCCTCGGCGTGTTCTTCTTCAAGAGTGACGGCGTCATCCCGTTCGCCCACGCCATCTGGCACGTGTTCGTGGCGCTGGCTGCGGCCGTGCACTACTACGCCATCTGGAAGTACCTGTACTACGCTGCCAGTTCGGAGTCCCTCCTCCAGTCCTGA